One segment of Radiobacillus kanasensis DNA contains the following:
- a CDS encoding DUF4306 domain-containing protein: protein MNNILNDEGVLEMYYIIQYCLLFIFLTFCGFISFYEGSDIFIYSESWKESAFFTQLLGKEITTPSDISQLDLFIYSLKYKPIFPICFIVLLIYLITLTIFLIFRRNRKKLNGSLILIGVFFIITAFFIGKPYSLGIKILLGILISCGILYLSSPFLLKRIKSRLSLN from the coding sequence ATGAATAATATTTTGAATGATGAGGGTGTGCTTGAAATGTACTATATAATACAATATTGTTTGCTTTTTATTTTTTTAACTTTCTGCGGATTTATTTCGTTTTATGAGGGAAGTGATATATTTATCTATTCGGAATCATGGAAGGAATCTGCATTTTTTACACAGCTGCTAGGGAAAGAGATAACAACTCCCAGTGACATTTCACAGTTAGATTTATTCATTTACTCACTGAAATACAAACCTATTTTCCCCATTTGCTTTATAGTTCTTTTAATTTACTTAATAACACTAACTATATTTCTCATTTTTAGAAGAAACAGAAAAAAGCTTAATGGTTCTCTTATATTAATCGGAGTATTTTTTATCATCACTGCCTTTTTTATAGGTAAGCCCTATTCATTAGGAATTAAAATTCTGCTAGGTATTTTAATAAGTTGTGGAATTTTATACCTTTCATCGCCTTTCCTATTAAAAAGAATTAAATCTCGTCTTTCATTAAATTGA
- the gatC gene encoding Asp-tRNA(Asn)/Glu-tRNA(Gln) amidotransferase subunit GatC, translated as MAEISKDQVKHVAHLARLAISDEEVEKMTNQLGAIIKYAELLNELDTDQVEPTTHVLDLKNVMRKDEPRKWINKEDALKNAPDHKGGQFRVPSILE; from the coding sequence ATGGCGGAAATCTCAAAGGATCAAGTAAAGCACGTAGCGCATTTAGCTCGTCTTGCAATTTCAGATGAAGAAGTGGAAAAAATGACGAATCAGCTCGGTGCAATAATTAAATATGCAGAGCTTTTAAACGAACTAGATACGGACCAGGTTGAACCTACAACACACGTTTTAGATTTAAAGAATGTGATGCGTAAGGACGAACCGAGAAAATGGATTAACAAAGAAGATGCATTGAAAAATGCTCCCGATCATAAGGGCGGACAATTTCGTGTTCCTTCTATATTGGAATAA
- the gatA gene encoding Asp-tRNA(Asn)/Glu-tRNA(Gln) amidotransferase subunit GatA, whose protein sequence is MSLFDYKLSELQDKLHNKEITVSDLVNESYTRINEVDGDVKAFLTLNEEAAKAKAKELDGQAPSQSLFGLPIGVKDNIVTKGLRTTCASQFLSNFNDPLYDATVVQKLTEANAINIGKLNMDEFAMGSSNENSSYFATRNPWNTDYVPGGSSGGSAAAVAAGEVFFSIGSDTGGSIRQPAAFCGVVGLKPTYGLVSRFGLVAFASSLDQIGPVTRTVEDNAHLLQVLAGHDKMDATSANVDVPNYKGALNQGVNGLRIAVPSEYLGEGVNPEVKEAVLQALKVYEDLGATWEEVSLPHSRYAVAAYYLLSSSEASANLARFDGVRYGVRSEKAENMIDMFKLSRSEGFGEEVKRRIMLGTFALSSGYYDAYYKKAQKVRTLIKNDFEKVFENYDIVIGPTTPTPAFKVGEKIDDPLTMYANDILTIPVNLAGVPGMSIPCGFSSEGLPIGLQLIGKHFDESTIFRVANAFEQATEFHKKKPVLGGVK, encoded by the coding sequence GTGTCACTATTTGATTATAAATTATCAGAGCTACAGGATAAACTACATAATAAAGAAATTACGGTTAGTGATCTCGTTAATGAATCCTATACGAGAATTAACGAAGTCGATGGAGATGTAAAAGCATTTCTAACCTTAAATGAAGAAGCTGCCAAAGCGAAGGCAAAGGAACTAGATGGACAAGCTCCATCTCAGTCTTTATTCGGTCTTCCAATTGGTGTTAAAGATAACATCGTAACAAAAGGGCTTCGCACAACGTGTGCGAGTCAATTTTTATCCAACTTTAACGATCCTTTATATGATGCAACGGTTGTTCAAAAGCTTACCGAAGCAAATGCCATCAATATCGGGAAGTTAAACATGGATGAATTCGCAATGGGATCATCCAATGAAAACTCCAGTTATTTCGCGACGCGTAACCCTTGGAATACGGATTATGTTCCAGGAGGTTCTAGTGGTGGTTCAGCTGCTGCTGTTGCGGCAGGAGAAGTCTTTTTCTCGATTGGGTCGGATACAGGTGGATCTATTCGCCAACCAGCTGCCTTCTGTGGAGTTGTTGGATTAAAACCAACTTACGGATTAGTATCTCGTTTTGGTTTAGTTGCGTTCGCGTCTTCTTTGGACCAAATTGGGCCAGTTACGAGAACGGTTGAGGATAATGCTCACTTACTACAAGTTTTAGCAGGTCACGACAAGATGGATGCTACTTCTGCAAATGTGGATGTTCCAAATTATAAAGGTGCTTTAAACCAAGGAGTAAACGGGCTGCGTATCGCGGTACCATCTGAATACCTCGGTGAAGGGGTCAATCCAGAAGTGAAGGAAGCAGTCCTTCAAGCCTTAAAAGTGTATGAAGATTTAGGGGCAACATGGGAAGAAGTTTCACTTCCGCATTCGCGCTATGCAGTTGCTGCTTATTACCTATTATCTTCTTCAGAAGCATCTGCCAACCTAGCACGTTTCGATGGGGTTCGTTACGGAGTCCGTTCGGAAAAAGCAGAAAACATGATTGATATGTTTAAGCTTTCCCGTAGCGAAGGGTTTGGAGAAGAAGTAAAACGTCGTATTATGCTCGGTACCTTCGCGTTAAGCTCTGGTTACTATGATGCTTACTACAAAAAAGCACAAAAAGTGCGTACATTAATTAAAAATGATTTTGAAAAAGTCTTTGAAAACTACGATATTGTAATTGGACCAACGACTCCAACTCCAGCCTTTAAAGTAGGAGAAAAGATTGATGATCCATTAACGATGTATGCCAATGATATTTTGACAATCCCTGTAAACCTAGCAGGCGTTCCGGGTATGTCTATTCCTTGTGGCTTCTCTAGTGAGGGTCTACCAATTGGTCTACAATTAATCGGAAAACACTTTGATGAAAGCACGATTTTCCGTGTTGCTAATGCCTTTGAGCAAGCAACAGAATTTCATAAAAAGAAACCGGTACTTGGAGGTGTCAAATAA
- the gatB gene encoding Asp-tRNA(Asn)/Glu-tRNA(Gln) amidotransferase subunit GatB has translation MNFETIIGLEVHVELKTNSKIFSPSPNAFGAEPNENVNPIDLGYPGVLPVLNEEAVNFAMKAAMALNCEIATDTKFDRKNYFYPDNPKAYQISQFDKPIGENGWIEIEVDGVKKKIGITRLHLEEDAGKLTHGDNGYSLVDFNRQGTPLVEIVSEPDIRSPKEAYAYLEKLKNIIQFTGVSDCKMEEGSLRCDANLSIRPIGQEEFGVKTELKNLNSFSFVQKGLEFEEIRQQKVLLSGGEILQETRRYDEQTKETILMRIKEGSDDYRYFPEPDLVPLYIDEAWKERIRAEIPELPDARKKRYIDDLQLPAYDAMVLTSTKEMSDFFEATIAKGADVKQASNWLMGEVSAYMNKQQLELEDLPMTPEALAKMIQLIEDGTISSKMAKKVFSELVEKGGDPEKIVKEKGLVQISDEGQLKEIITAILDANEQSIEDFKNGKDRALGFLVGQVMKQTKGQANPPMVNKILLEEMNKR, from the coding sequence ATGAATTTTGAAACCATTATCGGTCTTGAAGTACACGTCGAGTTAAAAACAAACTCTAAAATTTTCAGTCCGAGCCCGAACGCCTTTGGAGCGGAACCGAATGAAAATGTAAACCCGATTGACCTAGGTTACCCGGGGGTACTTCCCGTATTAAATGAAGAAGCCGTTAACTTTGCTATGAAAGCGGCAATGGCGCTCAATTGTGAAATTGCGACAGATACGAAATTTGATCGTAAAAACTACTTCTACCCAGATAACCCGAAAGCTTATCAAATTTCTCAATTTGACAAACCAATTGGGGAAAATGGCTGGATTGAAATCGAAGTAGATGGTGTCAAGAAAAAAATCGGAATCACGCGTCTCCACTTAGAAGAGGATGCAGGTAAACTAACCCATGGCGACAATGGCTACTCTCTAGTCGACTTTAACCGTCAAGGTACACCATTAGTAGAGATCGTATCAGAACCAGATATTCGCAGTCCGAAAGAAGCATATGCTTATTTGGAAAAACTGAAAAACATTATCCAATTCACCGGAGTTTCGGATTGTAAGATGGAAGAAGGTTCCCTTCGTTGTGATGCGAACTTATCCATCCGCCCAATTGGACAAGAGGAATTCGGAGTGAAAACAGAGCTTAAAAACTTGAACTCGTTCTCTTTTGTTCAAAAGGGTCTGGAATTTGAAGAAATACGTCAGCAAAAAGTCTTACTGTCTGGTGGAGAAATTTTACAAGAAACGAGACGCTATGATGAACAAACAAAAGAAACGATTCTTATGAGGATAAAAGAGGGGTCAGACGATTATCGTTATTTCCCGGAACCAGATCTTGTACCGCTATATATTGACGAAGCTTGGAAAGAAAGAATCCGTGCTGAAATTCCAGAGCTTCCAGATGCCCGTAAGAAACGATACATTGATGACCTTCAATTGCCGGCCTATGATGCCATGGTATTGACGAGCACGAAAGAGATGTCCGATTTCTTTGAAGCAACGATTGCAAAGGGAGCGGATGTGAAACAAGCTTCCAACTGGTTAATGGGTGAAGTATCAGCTTACATGAATAAACAACAATTAGAACTAGAAGATCTTCCGATGACACCAGAAGCCTTAGCGAAAATGATCCAACTTATCGAAGATGGAACGATTTCTTCTAAAATGGCGAAAAAGGTATTCTCTGAGTTGGTAGAAAAAGGTGGAGATCCAGAAAAAATCGTCAAAGAAAAAGGACTTGTTCAAATTTCGGATGAAGGTCAGCTCAAGGAAATCATCACGGCGATTTTAGATGCAAACGAGCAATCCATTGAAGACTTTAAAAACGGGAAAGATCGAGCACTGGGCTTCCTAGTAGGTCAGGTCATGAAGCAGACAAAAGGACAAGCAAATCCTCCAATGGTAAATAAAATTCTTCTCGAAGAGATGAATAAAAGATAA
- a CDS encoding diacylglycerol kinase translates to MKRARIIYNPTSGREAFKKELADVLQRLEQVGYEASAHATTGAGDATEAAKVAVERKYDIVIAAGGDGTINEVINGLAEQDYRPKLGVIPVGTTNDFARALSIPRNIQKAVDVIVDGYSTPLDIGKVNDEYFMNIAGGGKLTELTYEVPSKQKTVLGQLAYYLKGIEMLPSLRPIHVKIEYDGEVFEDEIMLFLVSNTNSVGGFEKLAPDAKMDDGVFDLLILKKTNVAEFIRIATLALRGAHLEDDRIVHVTAKHIKVVSEEKMQLNIDGEFGGLLPGEFTNLYQHIEYFVPKEFLDKEES, encoded by the coding sequence ATGAAACGTGCCCGTATCATATACAATCCAACTTCAGGACGCGAAGCCTTTAAAAAGGAATTAGCAGATGTACTCCAACGCTTAGAACAAGTGGGGTACGAGGCATCAGCTCATGCGACAACTGGGGCTGGAGATGCGACAGAAGCGGCTAAAGTCGCCGTAGAACGTAAATATGACATCGTAATCGCAGCTGGTGGAGACGGAACCATAAATGAAGTAATCAATGGATTAGCAGAACAAGACTATCGACCAAAGCTAGGGGTAATCCCTGTTGGTACGACTAATGACTTCGCAAGAGCTTTGTCGATTCCTAGAAATATTCAAAAGGCTGTAGATGTTATTGTTGATGGTTATTCCACTCCATTAGATATTGGAAAAGTTAATGACGAATACTTTATGAATATCGCGGGAGGCGGAAAACTAACAGAGCTAACATATGAAGTACCAAGCAAGCAAAAAACGGTACTTGGTCAACTTGCTTACTACTTAAAAGGAATCGAAATGCTTCCATCCTTGCGCCCGATTCATGTCAAAATAGAATATGATGGAGAAGTATTTGAGGATGAAATTATGCTATTTCTCGTATCCAATACGAATTCTGTCGGAGGTTTTGAAAAACTTGCACCTGATGCGAAGATGGACGATGGTGTTTTCGACTTACTTATCTTGAAAAAGACGAACGTTGCTGAGTTTATCAGAATTGCTACTTTGGCGCTTAGAGGGGCCCACTTAGAAGACGATCGAATCGTTCATGTGACCGCGAAGCACATAAAAGTGGTGTCTGAAGAGAAAATGCAGCTCAACATAGATGGAGAATTCGGAGGCTTATTGCCAGGAGAATTCACGAACCTTTATCAACATATTGAATATTTTGTTCCTAAAGAGTTTCTCGACAAAGAAGAAAGCTAA
- the rlmD gene encoding 23S rRNA (uracil(1939)-C(5))-methyltransferase RlmD codes for MAKLKPPVKKNQTIELSFVDLTHDGSGVGKIDGYPLFVPYGLPGETAKVKVVKVNKNFGFGKLLELNEVSPDRVEPPCDVYVQCGGCQLQHMSYDLQLEMKRKQVETSLKKIGHIEKVPVHPTIGMEDPWRYRNKVQIPVAERHGELITGFYQKRSHNIIEGMDRCVITSEINDRMVEAVRRMADRLKIQAYDEEKHRGVLRHIMVRTGQATNETMIVLITRTEELPHQEELVKEISETYPQVKSIIQNVNKDRTNVILGRKTKVLWGNEYIYDNIGDIKFAISAKSFYQVNPPQTKKLYDKALEYANLQGGETVIDAYCGIGTISLFLAQKAKKVYGVEIVPEAISDAKANARLNHIENTEFFVGEAEKVMPWWTAQGLRPDVIVVDPPRKGCEEELLIAMITMKPERIVYVSCNPSTLARDLRILEDGGYETKQVQPVDMFPQTGHVECVALMELKLSN; via the coding sequence ATGGCGAAATTAAAACCACCTGTAAAGAAAAACCAAACGATAGAGCTATCTTTTGTCGATTTAACACATGATGGATCTGGCGTTGGGAAAATAGATGGCTACCCTTTATTTGTTCCGTACGGACTACCTGGAGAAACGGCAAAGGTAAAAGTCGTAAAAGTGAACAAAAACTTCGGCTTTGGAAAGCTTTTAGAACTAAACGAAGTAAGTCCAGATAGAGTTGAGCCACCATGTGATGTGTACGTGCAATGTGGAGGATGCCAGCTGCAACATATGAGCTATGACTTGCAGCTAGAAATGAAACGAAAGCAAGTGGAGACATCTCTTAAAAAGATAGGACACATAGAAAAAGTCCCGGTTCATCCTACAATCGGTATGGAAGATCCATGGAGATACCGAAATAAAGTGCAAATTCCAGTTGCTGAAAGACATGGTGAATTGATTACAGGCTTCTACCAAAAACGTAGTCATAACATTATCGAAGGCATGGATCGATGTGTGATTACATCAGAGATCAATGATCGCATGGTGGAAGCAGTTCGTCGCATGGCCGACCGATTAAAGATACAAGCCTATGATGAAGAAAAACATCGAGGTGTTCTTCGCCATATCATGGTTCGCACCGGACAAGCTACCAATGAAACGATGATTGTACTGATTACTCGAACGGAAGAGTTGCCTCATCAGGAAGAACTGGTGAAGGAGATTAGCGAAACGTATCCTCAGGTAAAGTCCATTATTCAGAACGTTAATAAGGATCGTACGAATGTTATTCTTGGTAGAAAGACGAAAGTGCTTTGGGGAAATGAGTACATCTATGATAATATTGGCGACATTAAATTTGCCATCTCCGCCAAGTCCTTTTACCAAGTGAATCCTCCACAAACGAAGAAGCTATATGATAAAGCTTTGGAATATGCGAATCTTCAAGGTGGAGAAACGGTGATTGATGCTTATTGCGGGATAGGTACGATTTCCCTATTTCTTGCGCAAAAAGCGAAAAAGGTTTACGGAGTTGAGATTGTTCCAGAAGCTATTTCGGATGCAAAAGCAAATGCGCGATTAAATCATATTGAAAATACCGAGTTCTTTGTAGGAGAAGCAGAGAAGGTCATGCCTTGGTGGACCGCCCAAGGGTTACGCCCAGATGTCATTGTAGTGGATCCTCCTAGAAAAGGCTGTGAGGAAGAACTGTTGATAGCAATGATCACCATGAAACCTGAACGAATTGTGTATGTATCTTGTAATCCATCTACACTCGCTAGGGATTTAAGAATTCTTGAGGATGGTGGATATGAGACGAAACAAGTACAGCCTGTTGATATGTTTCCTCAGACTGGGCATGTGGAGTGCGTGGCGTTGATGGAGTTGAAATTGTCTAATTAA
- a CDS encoding DUF1572 family protein: MNNIENEYLTIVNWQFKHFKERAEKGISQLTEEELHWKPNEESNNIAILIKHLSGNMHSRWVDFLTTDGEKTYRDRDSEFVDDIESKKQLMQFWEEGWALLFHTIQTLKPEDLHKSVTLRRETLSVIQAIQTEIAHISYHLGQILYIGKQIKDKEWDILSIPKNRSKEFNKTIAKKHSDTY, encoded by the coding sequence ATGAATAATATTGAAAATGAATACCTTACAATTGTAAATTGGCAATTTAAACATTTTAAAGAACGTGCAGAAAAAGGGATATCGCAATTAACAGAAGAAGAATTACATTGGAAGCCAAATGAAGAGTCCAATAACATTGCAATATTAATCAAGCATTTAAGTGGGAATATGCACTCACGATGGGTAGACTTTTTGACAACAGATGGAGAGAAAACTTATAGAGATAGAGATTCTGAATTTGTTGATGATATCGAATCCAAGAAACAGCTTATGCAATTTTGGGAAGAGGGATGGGCATTGCTTTTTCATACAATACAAACCCTTAAACCAGAGGATTTACATAAATCTGTTACTTTAAGACGAGAAACGTTAAGTGTCATTCAAGCAATTCAAACTGAAATAGCCCATATTAGCTACCATTTAGGTCAAATTCTATATATAGGAAAACAAATCAAGGATAAAGAATGGGATATTCTTAGCATACCTAAAAACCGTTCAAAAGAGTTTAATAAGACGATTGCAAAAAAACATAGTGACACTTATTAG
- a CDS encoding PaaX family transcriptional regulator C-terminal domain-containing protein, which yields MTVEKQLLYLLSKKPEMEGKELIKIFEAMNYTPQTIRNILSKFKGIAYITSLERGNYKITASGLDVYSLYSKKENFYTKHWNRKWYIVFMEIPEKLRKKRDTFRKGLLDLGFGQLYKGVYVYPWNITSKVLNLIDSLEIEDYITIISSNEFLINGIDPEGEPGPNKASSIWNLEEINTYYKNRQMWLENEYKPIFNKLIKDKNRDPLQVFTNFLTLKEIMDDLIIADPMLPAEFLPSSWLGTTVLFSLDKLMRSLVALIPENSYYYSFVADIRN from the coding sequence GTGACAGTTGAAAAGCAATTATTATACTTATTATCAAAAAAGCCTGAAATGGAAGGGAAAGAACTAATAAAAATTTTTGAAGCAATGAATTATACTCCTCAAACAATAAGAAATATCTTATCTAAATTTAAAGGCATTGCTTATATAACATCATTAGAGCGAGGTAATTATAAAATTACAGCAAGTGGTTTAGACGTTTATAGTCTATATTCTAAAAAAGAAAACTTTTACACTAAACATTGGAATCGAAAATGGTACATTGTGTTCATGGAGATCCCAGAAAAATTAAGAAAGAAAAGAGATACTTTTAGAAAAGGGCTACTAGATTTAGGATTTGGTCAGCTTTATAAGGGTGTTTATGTTTATCCGTGGAATATAACAAGTAAGGTGCTAAATCTAATTGATTCACTTGAAATTGAGGATTATATAACAATTATTTCTAGTAATGAGTTTTTGATAAATGGTATAGATCCCGAGGGGGAACCAGGACCAAATAAGGCCAGTTCAATATGGAATTTGGAGGAAATTAACACCTACTACAAAAATAGGCAAATGTGGCTTGAGAATGAGTATAAACCGATATTTAATAAATTAATCAAAGATAAAAACCGAGATCCCTTACAAGTATTTACAAATTTTCTAACGCTCAAAGAGATAATGGATGATCTAATAATAGCAGACCCCATGTTGCCAGCTGAATTCTTACCTAGTAGTTGGCTAGGCACAACTGTACTTTTCTCATTAGATAAGTTAATGCGATCTTTAGTTGCCTTGATCCCTGAAAATTCTTATTATTACTCATTTGTAGCTGATATAAGAAACTAA
- the pdhA gene encoding pyruvate dehydrogenase (acetyl-transferring) E1 component subunit alpha, which translates to MFQLLNEDGEVVHKNLLPELNNKELQLLMERMIYTRTIDQRCISLSRQGRLGFYAPVAGQEASMIGTQFVLEKEDWILPGYRDLPQMLFQGVPLSQLFLWSKGHHKGGRMPEGVNVTSPQIIIGAQIVQAAGVGLGLKKRKKKNVAITYTGDGGSSQGDFYEGINFAGVFNAQTIFVVQNNQFAISTPFEKQTAAKSIAHKSVAAGIKGVRVDGMDILATYVVTKEARERAISSNGPTLIEAVTYRYGPHSTSGDDPTLYRNEQLEKEWAKKDPIKRFRLFLEKQDLWNKEKEIQVIEKAKEDVKEAIKQAESESKTKVSNLIENMYETLPINLMEQLKRSKEKENG; encoded by the coding sequence ATGTTTCAACTATTAAATGAAGACGGAGAAGTTGTACATAAGAACTTATTACCTGAACTCAATAATAAAGAGTTACAACTCCTAATGGAGCGAATGATTTATACTAGAACTATTGATCAAAGGTGCATTTCATTATCTAGGCAAGGAAGATTAGGATTTTATGCTCCAGTTGCTGGACAAGAAGCTAGTATGATTGGAACGCAGTTTGTACTAGAAAAAGAAGATTGGATATTACCAGGGTATCGAGATCTTCCACAAATGTTGTTTCAGGGGGTTCCGTTATCCCAATTATTCCTATGGTCCAAGGGGCATCATAAAGGAGGTCGAATGCCTGAAGGAGTTAACGTTACATCTCCTCAAATCATAATAGGTGCACAAATTGTTCAAGCTGCAGGAGTTGGACTTGGTTTGAAAAAGAGAAAGAAAAAAAATGTTGCAATTACTTACACTGGTGACGGTGGCTCGTCTCAAGGAGATTTTTATGAGGGGATAAACTTTGCAGGAGTTTTCAATGCTCAAACCATTTTTGTTGTTCAAAATAACCAATTTGCAATCTCAACACCATTTGAAAAACAAACAGCTGCAAAGTCGATTGCACATAAGTCTGTTGCTGCTGGAATTAAAGGTGTAAGGGTAGATGGTATGGATATTCTAGCTACTTATGTAGTTACAAAGGAAGCAAGAGAACGAGCAATTAGTTCAAATGGGCCAACGTTAATTGAAGCTGTAACCTATCGGTATGGTCCTCATTCAACATCAGGTGATGATCCAACACTTTACAGAAACGAACAACTTGAGAAAGAATGGGCCAAAAAGGATCCTATAAAAAGATTTAGATTATTTTTAGAAAAACAAGATTTATGGAATAAAGAAAAGGAGATCCAAGTTATAGAAAAAGCAAAAGAAGATGTAAAGGAGGCAATAAAACAAGCTGAATCTGAAAGTAAAACAAAAGTCTCTAATTTAATTGAGAACATGTATGAGACACTACCTATCAATTTAATGGAGCAGCTAAAACGATCAAAAGAAAAAGAAAATGGATAA
- a CDS encoding GNAT family N-acetyltransferase produces the protein MSVQLREIDVKNWEQCIRLSVFENQKGFVADNCYSLLQSKFTEELYPLSIYNQETIVGFLMYGVDPDTKRKEMCRLMVDKNHQGRGYGKEAINQLLELIKNTYGSIEFYTSVEPENVNTIKLYENVGFIKTGEIMWDEVVLKIQL, from the coding sequence ATGAGTGTTCAGTTAAGGGAAATTGATGTGAAGAATTGGGAACAGTGTATTAGACTATCAGTGTTTGAAAATCAGAAAGGTTTTGTTGCGGATAACTGTTATTCATTATTGCAATCAAAATTTACAGAAGAGTTATACCCATTATCTATTTACAATCAAGAAACTATCGTTGGGTTCTTAATGTATGGCGTAGACCCTGATACAAAGCGTAAGGAAATGTGCCGTTTAATGGTTGATAAAAATCATCAAGGAAGGGGTTATGGAAAGGAAGCAATAAATCAACTATTAGAACTTATTAAAAATACATACGGAAGCATTGAGTTTTACACAAGTGTAGAACCTGAAAATGTTAATACTATAAAATTGTATGAGAATGTGGGTTTTATAAAAACTGGTGAAATAATGTGGGATGAAGTTGTATTGAAAATTCAACTTTAG
- a CDS encoding phosphotransferase family protein yields MKNNFIENIKFVYSDLSIEDFYLNEIGQNNDVLIINDSLVFRFPKYKNGIIQLRRETGILKYIKDIVSTPIPNPYYQSFEELVPGKVFTGYNLIDGVPLWRESLIGIKSVELVKGLATQLVSFLVELHSISGKKASQDLKLKNCNPREEMYNLYHKIQSKLFPYIRGDAKEEISHSFEMFLNGKAFSNLDITLIHGDFGASNILWNPETSKISGIIDFGGSGLGDPAYDFAGILSSYGEDFFDMCINLYPNGDEISERVKFYKGTFALQEALHGIENDDRQAFESGIKDYR; encoded by the coding sequence ATGAAAAATAACTTTATTGAAAATATTAAATTTGTTTATTCCGACCTTTCCATTGAAGACTTTTATCTTAATGAAATTGGACAGAATAATGACGTGTTAATTATAAACGATTCTTTGGTTTTTAGATTTCCGAAATATAAAAATGGGATAATTCAATTAAGGAGAGAAACGGGAATTTTGAAATACATTAAAGATATCGTCTCTACTCCTATTCCAAATCCATATTATCAGTCTTTTGAAGAGTTAGTACCAGGTAAGGTCTTTACTGGTTATAATCTAATAGATGGTGTTCCTTTATGGAGGGAAAGTTTAATAGGTATTAAGAGTGTTGAATTAGTTAAAGGTTTGGCAACACAACTTGTTTCTTTTCTTGTGGAACTCCATTCTATTTCAGGGAAGAAGGCAAGTCAAGATTTAAAATTAAAGAATTGTAATCCACGTGAAGAAATGTATAACTTATATCATAAGATTCAAAGTAAACTATTTCCCTATATCAGAGGAGATGCTAAAGAAGAAATATCACACTCCTTTGAAATGTTCCTAAATGGGAAAGCATTCTCAAATTTAGATATTACACTTATACACGGGGATTTCGGAGCCTCAAATATCTTGTGGAATCCGGAAACAAGTAAGATTTCAGGGATAATTGATTTTGGTGGTTCTGGTTTAGGAGACCCAGCGTATGATTTTGCTGGAATACTCTCCAGCTATGGTGAGGATTTTTTTGATATGTGTATTAACCTATACCCTAACGGTGATGAAATATCAGAACGAGTTAAATTTTATAAAGGCACATTCGCTTTACAAGAAGCATTGCACGGAATTGAGAATGATGATAGACAGGCTTTTGAAAGTGGAATTAAAGATTATAGGTAG